One genomic segment of Sphaerodactylus townsendi isolate TG3544 linkage group LG07, MPM_Stown_v2.3, whole genome shotgun sequence includes these proteins:
- the ERCC6L2 gene encoding DNA excision repair protein ERCC-6-like 2: MGDNPKERWHAGDRCLASFSENGKLCEAIITSLETDEYGECFAVVSFCGSQEQRIAVAKLCRIKNTAPKSFIFDNEDLEKPYFPDRRLPSPSVAFELSIHGDSIPYTINRYLRDYQREGALFLYGHYVHKRGCILGDDMGLGKTIQVISFLAAVLNKKGTRADIENNMPEFLLRTVKKDVPSVPKNIFLIVTPLSVLYNWKEELDTWGYFRVIVLYGSRKDYELNRIKQGKCEIVLTTYTTLHRYLDEFISLKWSAVIVDEVHRIKNPKAQVTKTMKALTCNVRIGLTGTILQNNMKELWCVMDWAVPGLLGGEARFKKEFSDPVEHGQRHMATKRELATGRKAMQRLAQKMRGYFLRRTKSLIKSQLPKKEDRMVYCSLTEFQRAVYKAVLETEDVHLVLQAREPCSCNSGRKRRNCCYKTNTHGETMQALYFSYLTILRKIANHAALLQTDSTSKQQL; encoded by the exons ATGGGCGACAATCCAAAAG AAAGGTGGCATGCTGGTGATAGATGCCTggcttctttttctgaaaatggaaaGCTTTGTGAAGCCATAATAACATCCCTTGAAACCGATGAGTATGGAGAATGTTTTGCTGTTGTTTCTTTTTGTGGATCTCAAGAACAGAGAATAGCCGTAGCAAAACTCTGTAGGATTAAAAATACTGCACCGAAGAGCTTCATATTTGATAATGAAGATTTGGAGAAACCTTACTTTCCTGACAGAAGACTTCCCTCACCTTCAGTTGCTTTTGAATTGTCCATACATGGGGATTCTATCCCTTATACAATTAATAGATACTTACGTGATTATCAAAGGGAAGGTGCCCTGTTTTTGTATGGACACTATGTTCATAAACGTGGATGTATTCTCGGAGATGACATGGGCCTTGGAAAAACAATAcag GTAATCTCATTCCTGGCTGCAGTACTAAATAAAAAAGGAACGCGTGCAGATATTGAAAACAACATGCCTGAATTTTTGCTAAGAACAGTGAAAAAAGATGTGCCATCTGTTCCAAAGAAT attttcctAATTGTGACCCCTCTTTCTGTGCTGTATAATTGGAAAGAAGAATTGGACACTTGGGGTTACTTCAGGGTTATTGTGTTGTATGGCAGTAGAAAGGACTATGAACTGAATCGAATCAAACAAGGGAAATGTGAGATTGTGCTCACTACTTATACGACTCTTCACCGATATTTGGATGAGTTCATCAG CCTGAAGTGGTCAGCTGTCATTGTAGATGAAGTGCACAGAATCAAGAATCCAAAGGCTCAAGTAACTAAAACCATGAAGGCATTAACATGTAATGTTCGAATAGGACTCACTGGGACAATTCTACAGAACAACATGAAAGAACTTTGGTGTGTCATGGACTG GGCTGTACCAGGACTTTTGGGTGGTGAAGCAAGGTTCAAGAAGGAGTTTTCAGATCCAGTAGAGCATGGCCAGAGGCACATGGCAACTAAAAGAGAGTTAGCAACAGGTCGGAAGGCAATGCAGAGGCTGGCTCAGAAAATGCGTGGCTACTTCTTAAGGCGTACGAAGTCTCTCATTAAGAGCCAGCTGCCCAAGAAGGAAGACAGA ATGGTATATTGTTCTCTAACGGAGTTTCAGAGAGCAGTTTATAAGGCCGTATTGGAGACAGAAGATGTACACTTGGTTCTTCAAGCACGGGAACCCTGTAGTTGCAACAGTGGCCGTAAAAGGAGGAATTGTTGTTACAAA ACAAACACACATGGTGAAACAATGCAAGCTTTGTATTTCAGTTACCTGACAATTCTTCGTAAGATTGCCAATCATGCTGCACTGTTACAAACTGACAGCACTAGCAAACAGCAG CTGTGA